The Cellulomonas flavigena DSM 20109 DNA segment GCGGTGTAGGGCATCGCGGTCCTCTCAGGCGGCCGACGGGACGATGAGCGGCTTGATGCAGCCGTCGAGCTTGGACGACATGACGTGGTACGCCTCGGCGATGTCCTCCAGCTCGAACCGGTGCGTGACGACGTCGCTCGGCTTCAGGTAGCCCGCCTGGATGTGCTCCAGCAAGCGCGGCCACTGCCGGGCCGCCGGTGCCTGGTTCATGCGCAGCGTCAGGCCCTTGTTCATCGCGTCACCGAACTTCACGGCCGAGAAGATCGGCCCGTACGCACCGAGGACGGAGACGGTGCCGCCCTTGCGGACGGCGTCGATCGCCCAGTTCAGCGCGACCGGCGAGCCCCCCTGCAACTTGAGCTTGGCGGCCGTGACGTGCTGGATGAGGTTGCCGTCCGCCTCGGCGCCGACGGCCTCGATCACGCGGTCCGCACCCAGCCCGTCGGTCGCCTTCTTCAGCGCGACGACGACGTCGTCGTGCTCGGCAAAGTTCACGGTCTCGGCGTACGCGAACTCGCGCGCCTTCTCCAGCCGGTACTCGAGCTGGTCGACGACGATCACGCGCCCGGCGCCCATGAGCCACGCGGACCGTGCCGCGAACAGCCCGACCGGCCCGGCGCCCAGCACCACGACCGTGTCGCCCTCGACGACGTCCGCGAGCTGCGCACCGAAGTACCCGGTGGCCAGGGCGTCCGTCATGAGCACGGCGTCGTCGTCGGACAGCCACTCGGGGATCCTCGACGGCCCCACGTCGGCGAACGGCACGCGCACGTACTCCGCCTGCCCGCCGTCGTAGCCGCCGGTGGAGTGCGAGTAGCCGTAGATCCCGCCGATCGCCGTCGCGTTCGGGTTGACGTTGTGGCAGTTGGAGTACAGGCCGCGGGCGCAGAAGAAGCACGTGCCGCAGTAGACGTTGAACGGGACCATCACGCGGTCGCCGACCTGCAGGTTCTGCACGGACGACCCGACCTTCTCGACGATGCCCACGAACTCGTGGCCGAACGTGTGGCCGACGCGCGTGTCCGGCATCATGCCGTGGTAAAGGTGCAGGTCGGAGCCGCAGATGGCGGCCCGCACGACCCGCACGACCGCGTCGTTGGGGTGCTCGATCCTCGGGACGTCCTTCTCCTCGACCCGGACCTTGTACGGCCCGCGGTAGACCATCGCTCGCATCGGACTCCTCCACGTCGGGTGGCCTCCAGGGTGCGCAGGTCTGCGCCGGACCGCACCTCGGGGAGTGACTCCGGTCTCAGCGCGCGCTCTCGGCGCCGGGCGCTTACGGTCGAGAGGACGAGCCGCGGCGGAGAGTCGCGAACCCCGCCGCCCGTCCGCACCCCGCACCCGACCGCACCGGTGGCACCGCCACCGGCGCTACTCGGCCGCGCCCCGGCCTGCACCGACGACGCCGAGGCCCGGCGTCGTCGAGAAGGTCACCGGAGAGCTCAAGGACACCCTCAGGAGCGAGTGAAGGAGAGCGCGATGAGCACGAACGACACCGGCGGTACCGCCGCGCACGTGGCGGGCACCGCCAAGGACGAGGCTGCAGGGCTGGCGCACGCCGCCGCCGACAGTGGACAGAGCCTGCTGCAGGAGGCCCGCCACG contains these protein-coding regions:
- a CDS encoding zinc-dependent alcohol dehydrogenase, producing MRAMVYRGPYKVRVEEKDVPRIEHPNDAVVRVVRAAICGSDLHLYHGMMPDTRVGHTFGHEFVGIVEKVGSSVQNLQVGDRVMVPFNVYCGTCFFCARGLYSNCHNVNPNATAIGGIYGYSHSTGGYDGGQAEYVRVPFADVGPSRIPEWLSDDDAVLMTDALATGYFGAQLADVVEGDTVVVLGAGPVGLFAARSAWLMGAGRVIVVDQLEYRLEKAREFAYAETVNFAEHDDVVVALKKATDGLGADRVIEAVGAEADGNLIQHVTAAKLKLQGGSPVALNWAIDAVRKGGTVSVLGAYGPIFSAVKFGDAMNKGLTLRMNQAPAARQWPRLLEHIQAGYLKPSDVVTHRFELEDIAEAYHVMSSKLDGCIKPLIVPSAA